The proteins below come from a single Dinghuibacter silviterrae genomic window:
- a CDS encoding DUF58 domain-containing protein, protein MTTADIIRKVRELEIKSRKLSNDLFKGEYHSAFKGRGMSFKEVREYQPGDDIRFIDWNVSARFSHPFSKVFEEERELTVLLLVDVSSSALFGTHAQRKKDVITEVAAVLTFSAINNNDKVGVIFFSDKVEKYVPPRKGRQHALYIVREMLTASPQRKGTRITEAVRYLNNSCKQKSIAFLLSDFLDESYEDALRVASSKHDLIGIKAYDRMDMILPDVGLLEVEDAETGSVAYVDTSSPFVRKEYEEQFHRYNDECKQIFLRAGSDLLHIGTGEDYVKVLQKFFAHRNRR, encoded by the coding sequence ATGACCACGGCCGACATCATCAGAAAGGTGCGGGAACTGGAGATCAAGAGTAGAAAGCTCTCCAATGACCTGTTTAAGGGCGAATACCATTCCGCCTTCAAGGGGCGGGGTATGAGCTTTAAGGAAGTCAGGGAATACCAGCCCGGGGACGACATCCGGTTTATCGATTGGAACGTCTCGGCCCGTTTTTCCCACCCCTTTAGCAAGGTTTTCGAGGAAGAACGGGAACTGACGGTCCTTCTCCTGGTGGATGTAAGCTCCAGCGCCCTTTTTGGTACGCACGCCCAGCGGAAAAAGGACGTTATCACGGAAGTGGCTGCAGTCCTTACCTTCAGCGCCATCAATAACAACGACAAGGTGGGCGTCATTTTTTTCTCCGATAAGGTGGAGAAGTATGTTCCCCCCCGCAAGGGCAGACAGCACGCTTTGTACATCGTCCGGGAAATGTTGACGGCCTCGCCCCAGCGGAAGGGGACACGGATTACGGAAGCGGTCCGCTACCTCAACAACAGTTGCAAGCAGAAAAGCATCGCCTTTCTGTTGAGCGACTTCCTGGATGAATCGTATGAGGACGCCCTGAGGGTGGCGTCGAGCAAGCACGACCTGATCGGGATCAAGGCGTATGACCGGATGGATATGATCCTTCCGGACGTCGGCCTTTTGGAGGTGGAGGACGCGGAGACCGGATCGGTTGCTTATGTAGACACATCCAGCCCTTTCGTGCGAAAGGAATACGAAGAACAGTTTCACCGCTATAACGACGAATGCAAGCAGATATTTCTAAGGGCAGGTTCGGACCTTCTCCATATCGGAACAGGGGAGGACTATGTGAAGGTGCTGCAAAAGTTCTTCGCCCACAGGAACCGCCGATGA
- a CDS encoding VanZ family protein, translated as MLFRLLKRSYWPAIVWLAIIFILLVLPSRDVQAPHAWSAFLGRIHADKIVHFTLFGVLVGLWTIPYASRHSPAANTRFFLTICISACAFGAFMEWVQLRFTDRDYENGDIVADSLGAITGMIISMLWVRRQRRVGKL; from the coding sequence ATGCTTTTTCGACTTCTGAAGCGTAGCTACTGGCCCGCCATCGTTTGGCTCGCCATCATTTTTATTTTGCTGGTGCTGCCCTCCAGGGACGTCCAGGCGCCCCATGCCTGGTCTGCCTTTTTAGGCCGTATTCACGCCGATAAGATCGTCCATTTCACTTTGTTCGGCGTTCTCGTAGGACTCTGGACCATCCCTTATGCCAGCCGGCACAGCCCGGCGGCCAATACCCGCTTTTTCTTGACGATCTGTATTTCGGCCTGTGCATTCGGCGCCTTTATGGAATGGGTACAGCTCCGTTTTACCGATCGCGACTACGAAAACGGGGACATCGTGGCCGATTCCCTTGGGGCGATCACCGGGATGATCATCAGTATGCTCTGGGTGCGTCGTCAGCGGCGGGTGGGGAAGTTATAA
- the rsgA gene encoding ribosome small subunit-dependent GTPase A, translating to MEATIYKSTGVWYQAKTMDGQTWNARAKGKFKTHDISSTNPLAVGDVVDLEVENEGESSAIITAIHDRRNYITRQSPHNKRYHHIVASNLDQLLLIATLREPRTSQGFIDRFLVAAEMYGVPARLVFNKADVYRAKEMEHFAAWSDMYSGIGYPVLLTSVKEGTGMDTIRDVLKNKITLLSGHSGVGKSSFVNALFPGMQLRTGEVSDWSGKGMHTTTFAEMFDLPGGGRVIDTPGVREFGLIDVTRQELSHYFPEMRVVLGDCQFNNCLHLEEPGCAVKAGVIRGTITEDRYVSYVNLLESLQEKLY from the coding sequence ATGGAGGCGACGATCTATAAGTCGACGGGTGTCTGGTACCAGGCAAAGACCATGGATGGCCAAACCTGGAATGCCAGGGCCAAAGGCAAGTTCAAAACCCACGACATCTCTTCTACCAACCCACTGGCGGTGGGGGATGTGGTGGACCTCGAAGTGGAAAACGAGGGTGAGTCCTCCGCCATTATCACGGCCATCCACGACCGGCGCAATTACATCACCCGGCAGTCGCCCCACAACAAACGGTACCACCACATCGTGGCGTCCAACCTGGACCAGTTGCTCCTGATTGCCACCCTCCGGGAGCCCAGGACGTCCCAGGGTTTTATCGACCGCTTCCTGGTCGCGGCAGAGATGTACGGCGTACCCGCCCGCCTGGTCTTTAACAAGGCAGACGTGTACCGGGCAAAGGAAATGGAACATTTCGCGGCCTGGTCGGATATGTATAGCGGCATCGGCTACCCGGTGCTGCTGACCAGCGTAAAGGAGGGGACGGGCATGGACACCATAAGGGATGTCTTAAAAAATAAGATAACGCTGCTCTCCGGGCATTCCGGGGTGGGCAAGTCCTCCTTTGTCAACGCACTTTTTCCCGGGATGCAGTTGCGTACGGGGGAGGTGAGCGACTGGAGCGGGAAGGGGATGCACACCACGACTTTTGCGGAGATGTTCGACCTGCCCGGCGGGGGACGCGTCATCGACACCCCGGGTGTCCGGGAGTTCGGGCTGATCGACGTGACCCGTCAGGAGCTGTCCCACTACTTCCCGGAAATGAGGGTTGTCCTGGGGGATTGCCAGTTTAACAACTGTCTGCACCTGGAAGAGCCGGGCTGCGCCGTAAAAGCCGGTGTGATCCGGGGAACGATCACCGAAGACCGTTATGTCAGCTATGTAAACCTTCTGGAGTCGCTACAGGAAAAATTATACTAG
- a CDS encoding DUF4381 family protein: protein MKKALLYIGLLVLALKAGAQSVPTGLSADVSADRQAILIGEPIRLTLTVRSTPGHPVFVTIPDSLPHFEVLTRSKIDTVADKDLLQLQQVVTLTSFDSGHWEIPAFELAGTDIVTDSLGVDVGFIPMKPNDQLRDIKDIVPVKFSIPWWIIGVSAIVLAVLIVLLVRTLRSRHEITTGKRAAPLDPPFEEAVKALEDLALPVATADVKPYYTRLDAILKRFLSRNFGWKTSQFTTTDLLTHLQDTVTDPGERSAIAETLRLEDAVKFARFYPGNDLHQQAKERVRKALDILHKTTPVS, encoded by the coding sequence ATGAAAAAAGCGTTATTGTACATAGGACTGTTGGTCCTGGCGTTGAAGGCCGGGGCACAATCCGTTCCCACAGGGCTGTCGGCCGACGTCTCGGCCGACAGACAAGCCATCCTGATCGGGGAACCGATCCGGTTGACCCTTACCGTCCGTTCCACGCCGGGTCACCCGGTGTTTGTGACGATCCCGGACTCCCTGCCGCATTTCGAGGTCCTCACGCGCAGCAAGATCGATACGGTGGCCGACAAGGACCTGTTGCAACTCCAACAGGTGGTGACCCTGACGAGCTTTGACAGCGGACATTGGGAAATACCCGCCTTCGAGCTGGCGGGCACAGACATCGTTACGGACAGCCTGGGGGTGGACGTGGGTTTTATACCCATGAAACCCAACGATCAACTGCGGGACATAAAGGACATCGTACCCGTCAAATTCAGCATACCCTGGTGGATCATAGGCGTCTCCGCCATCGTCCTGGCCGTGTTGATCGTCCTGTTGGTGCGCACCCTTAGATCCAGGCATGAGATAACAACCGGGAAAAGGGCCGCGCCCCTTGATCCGCCCTTCGAGGAAGCGGTCAAGGCGTTGGAGGACCTTGCGCTTCCGGTGGCCACGGCCGATGTCAAACCTTACTATACGCGGCTGGACGCCATCCTGAAGCGGTTCCTGTCCCGGAACTTCGGCTGGAAAACGTCCCAGTTTACGACGACGGACCTGCTGACCCACCTCCAGGACACGGTAACGGATCCCGGGGAGCGTTCCGCCATTGCCGAAACCCTCCGGCTGGAGGACGCCGTGAAGTTCGCGCGTTTCTACCCGGGGAACGACCTCCACCAACAGGCGAAAGAACGGGTACGCAAGGCCCTCGATATTCTCCACAAAACCACCCCTGTGTCGTGA
- a CDS encoding peptidylprolyl isomerase: MRSLFLCLLFIPVALFARPKRVKITTTAGVIVVELYDQTPKHRDNFLKLVRKHVYDSALFHRVIPHFMIQGGDPTSKHAAPGTLLGNGDVGYTIPAEFDTAFFHVRGTLAAARDDNPAKASSGCQFYIVQGKKYTDAELDALEKGRMHGQQIPWSHRQVYKTEGGTPWLDRNYTVFGRVVSGMDVVDNIASVKTDGNNRPVSDVRILKMRVIRKFLFF; encoded by the coding sequence ATGAGATCGCTTTTCCTCTGTCTTTTGTTCATTCCCGTCGCTCTTTTTGCCCGCCCCAAGCGGGTAAAGATTACGACCACCGCCGGTGTCATCGTCGTCGAATTATACGACCAGACCCCCAAACACCGTGACAACTTCCTGAAGCTTGTCCGGAAACACGTATACGATAGTGCGCTTTTTCACCGTGTCATCCCCCATTTTATGATACAGGGTGGGGATCCCACCAGCAAACACGCCGCTCCCGGGACACTGCTCGGTAATGGGGACGTCGGCTATACGATCCCTGCCGAGTTCGATACCGCCTTTTTCCATGTCCGGGGAACGCTCGCCGCCGCCAGGGACGACAATCCCGCCAAGGCCAGCAGCGGCTGCCAGTTCTATATTGTGCAGGGGAAAAAATATACCGATGCGGAACTCGATGCCCTGGAAAAAGGCCGCATGCATGGTCAGCAAATCCCCTGGTCTCACCGGCAGGTATACAAGACCGAAGGCGGCACCCCCTGGCTCGACAGGAACTATACCGTCTTTGGAAGGGTCGTTTCCGGCATGGACGTCGTCGACAATATCGCTTCTGTAAAAACGGACGGAAACAACCGCCCCGTCAGCGATGTACGCATTCTGAAGATGCGCGTCATCAGAAAATTTTTATTTTTCTGA
- a CDS encoding AAA family ATPase: MIQTAEDIRLVNEKIQAAGVFIDRVRTEINKVIVGQTYMIDRLLIGLLSNGHILLEGVPGLAKTLSIKSLSQSVNAAFSRIQFTPDLLPADVLGTMIYHQQKNEFVVRKGPIFAHFILADEINRAPAKVQSALLEAMQERQVTIGDTSYRLEEPFLVMATQNPIEQEGTYPLPEAQVDRFMLKVVVGYPKKEEEQRIIRQNVQGISSQQVQPVISVQEILKARDLVRQVYMDEKIENYILDIVFATRFPEQYKLEKLKSLIAYGGSPRASINLALASKAVAFLAGRAYVIPEDIRTIAHDVLRHRLGLTYEAEAEGVNVTNIIDDVLKVVNVP; the protein is encoded by the coding sequence ATGATCCAAACCGCTGAAGATATTCGGCTTGTAAATGAGAAGATCCAGGCGGCCGGGGTCTTTATAGACCGGGTCCGTACGGAGATCAACAAGGTGATCGTTGGGCAGACATACATGATCGATCGTTTGCTCATTGGCCTGCTGAGTAACGGACACATCCTTTTGGAGGGTGTGCCGGGTCTGGCCAAGACGCTTTCCATCAAGTCCCTTTCCCAGTCGGTCAATGCGGCCTTCAGCCGTATCCAGTTTACGCCCGACCTTTTGCCGGCGGATGTGCTGGGCACGATGATCTACCACCAGCAAAAAAATGAATTTGTGGTCAGAAAGGGCCCCATCTTCGCCCATTTTATCCTGGCAGACGAAATCAACCGGGCTCCGGCCAAGGTGCAAAGCGCGCTTCTGGAGGCCATGCAGGAAAGACAGGTGACCATTGGGGATACAAGCTACCGGCTGGAAGAACCGTTCCTGGTCATGGCGACCCAGAACCCCATCGAACAGGAGGGAACCTATCCGCTCCCCGAAGCCCAGGTGGACCGGTTTATGCTAAAAGTGGTCGTCGGTTATCCCAAAAAGGAAGAGGAGCAACGCATCATCCGTCAGAACGTACAGGGAATCTCTTCCCAGCAGGTCCAGCCCGTGATCTCTGTCCAGGAAATCCTGAAGGCCCGCGACCTGGTGCGCCAGGTATATATGGATGAGAAAATAGAAAACTACATCCTTGATATTGTTTTTGCCACGCGTTTTCCGGAGCAGTACAAGCTGGAAAAACTGAAGTCCCTGATCGCCTACGGGGGATCTCCCCGTGCGTCGATCAACCTGGCGCTGGCGTCGAAGGCGGTGGCCTTCCTGGCGGGCAGGGCTTACGTGATCCCGGAAGACATACGGACGATCGCCCATGACGTGCTCCGGCACCGCCTGGGGCTGACCTACGAGGCAGAAGCGGAAGGCGTAAATGTGACCAATATCATTGACGACGTACTGAAGGTGGTGAATGTACCATGA
- a CDS encoding vWA domain-containing protein — MILYWLQHITFAWPWVFTLMALLPLMIWWRIGRKGKLRATLQVSSTRHFKGVSTFKTALAQVLFVLRVLAVAFLIVALARPQIHNTQQQVTGEGIDIILCIDVSGSMTSEDFSPNRIEAAKREAIDFVQHRPTDRMGVVIFSGESFTMCPLTTDRSAIIGQINAVRPGLLEDGTAIGSGLATSVERLKNSPSKSKIVILLTDGVNNSGLIDPITAKEIAKAMGIKVYTIGIGTEGYVPMPGPDGQTTQEKAGLDEKLLKDIASSTGGQYYRATDNAGLDSIYKSIDTLEKSKVEVTTYTRTIEEYWPFALAAMALLLIDMLLRYTLLRKFP; from the coding sequence GTGATCCTTTACTGGCTGCAACATATCACCTTTGCCTGGCCCTGGGTTTTCACCCTGATGGCGCTCCTGCCCCTGATGATATGGTGGCGTATCGGGCGCAAGGGGAAGCTGAGGGCCACCTTGCAGGTCTCGTCCACCCGGCATTTCAAGGGCGTATCCACGTTTAAAACGGCCCTTGCCCAGGTGCTTTTTGTCCTCCGTGTTTTGGCGGTGGCGTTCCTGATCGTCGCCCTGGCCCGCCCGCAGATACACAACACCCAACAACAGGTGACGGGGGAAGGGATAGACATTATCCTGTGTATAGACGTGAGCGGATCGATGACGTCGGAAGACTTCTCCCCCAACCGCATAGAAGCCGCCAAACGCGAAGCCATCGATTTTGTCCAGCACCGGCCCACGGACCGGATGGGCGTGGTTATCTTTTCGGGGGAAAGCTTTACGATGTGCCCGCTGACGACAGACCGGTCGGCGATTATTGGGCAGATCAACGCCGTCCGCCCGGGTCTCCTGGAAGACGGGACGGCTATAGGGTCGGGTCTGGCCACCAGCGTGGAGCGCCTGAAAAACAGCCCTTCGAAAAGCAAGATCGTGATCCTGTTGACAGACGGGGTCAACAACAGCGGTCTGATCGATCCCATCACCGCCAAGGAGATCGCCAAGGCGATGGGAATAAAAGTGTATACCATCGGCATCGGTACAGAGGGCTATGTCCCCATGCCCGGACCGGACGGCCAGACCACCCAGGAAAAGGCCGGTCTTGACGAAAAGCTCCTGAAGGACATCGCGTCGTCTACGGGTGGGCAGTATTACCGGGCCACGGACAACGCGGGCCTGGACAGCATCTATAAAAGCATCGACACGCTCGAAAAGTCAAAGGTCGAGGTGACGACCTATACCCGGACGATCGAAGAATACTGGCCATTCGCCCTGGCAGCCATGGCGCTGCTGCTGATCGACATGCTGCTCCGGTATACGCTTCTTCGTAAATTCCCGTGA
- a CDS encoding gamma carbonic anhydrase family protein, whose amino-acid sequence MPVILPVKGVDPHWGNNCFIAPNATIVGDVVMGDDCSVWFNAVVRGDVNSIRIGNRVNIQDGAVIHCTFQKTKTLIGHNVSIGHNAIVHGCRVDDNVLIGMGAIVMDDAHIGSNSIIAAGAVVLEGTIVEKGVIYGGVPARKIKDIPQDLISGQIERIAKNYLEYAGWFK is encoded by the coding sequence ATGCCTGTCATCCTTCCCGTCAAAGGCGTCGATCCCCATTGGGGCAATAATTGTTTTATCGCCCCCAACGCCACCATCGTCGGTGACGTCGTCATGGGGGATGACTGTAGCGTCTGGTTCAATGCCGTCGTCCGCGGAGACGTCAACAGCATCCGCATAGGAAACCGGGTCAACATACAGGACGGGGCCGTCATCCATTGCACCTTTCAAAAAACCAAGACCCTCATCGGCCACAATGTGTCCATCGGCCACAATGCCATCGTCCATGGCTGCCGGGTCGACGACAACGTCCTGATCGGCATGGGCGCCATCGTCATGGACGATGCCCATATCGGCAGCAATTCCATCATCGCCGCGGGAGCCGTGGTGCTGGAAGGCACCATCGTCGAAAAGGGGGTGATCTACGGGGGCGTCCCTGCCAGGAAAATAAAAGACATACCCCAGGACCTTATCAGCGGCCAGATTGAAAGGATCGCGAAGAACTACCTGGAGTATGCGGGATGGTTCAAATAA
- a CDS encoding response regulator yields MHILLVEDEPKVADFIRKGLQEKTYSVELATDGLSGETRALKEAFDLVILDVILPGKSGLEVCKAIRHEKPDLPILMLTALGTTQDKVTGFESGADDYLVKPFHFEELLARIKALGRRRTVPTPGTMRKVADLEIDIYQKKAWRGGKEIMLTAKEFALLDLLIQNKDSVLSRSSIAEAVWGIDFNRRTNLIDVYINYLREKIDKGFGRPLIHTVIGMGYVLKEK; encoded by the coding sequence ATGCATATCTTATTAGTGGAAGACGAACCCAAGGTGGCGGACTTTATCCGGAAGGGTCTGCAGGAAAAGACGTATTCCGTGGAGCTGGCTACAGACGGTTTGTCGGGAGAAACCCGGGCCCTGAAGGAGGCCTTCGACCTGGTGATCTTAGACGTTATCCTCCCCGGGAAAAGCGGTCTGGAAGTCTGCAAGGCCATCCGCCACGAAAAACCGGACCTGCCCATCCTGATGCTGACGGCACTGGGCACGACGCAGGATAAGGTTACCGGGTTTGAATCGGGTGCGGACGATTACCTTGTAAAGCCCTTCCACTTTGAAGAACTCCTCGCCAGGATAAAGGCCCTCGGCCGCCGCAGGACGGTCCCCACCCCGGGGACCATGCGGAAGGTCGCGGACCTGGAGATCGATATATACCAAAAGAAGGCCTGGAGGGGCGGGAAAGAAATCATGCTGACGGCCAAGGAATTTGCGCTCCTGGACCTCCTGATCCAGAACAAGGACAGCGTACTGTCCCGTTCGTCGATCGCCGAGGCCGTCTGGGGCATCGATTTCAACCGGAGGACCAACCTCATCGACGTCTATATCAACTATCTCCGGGAGAAGATCGACAAGGGTTTTGGCCGTCCCCTGATCCATACGGTGATCGGCATGGGCTATGTTTTGAAGGAAAAATGA
- the gcvH gene encoding glycine cleavage system protein GcvH has product MQFPENLRYTKDHEWIRLEGNIATIGITEFAQSELGDIVYVEIETKGEALGAEAIFGTVEAVKTVSDLFLPVAGTITEVNPALEAQPELVNNDPYGDGWMIKMTVNNPADVDGLLSADAYKNLVG; this is encoded by the coding sequence ATGCAATTCCCTGAAAATCTCCGCTACACAAAGGACCATGAATGGATTCGCCTGGAAGGCAACATTGCGACCATCGGCATCACCGAATTCGCCCAAAGCGAACTGGGAGACATCGTATACGTGGAGATCGAGACCAAGGGTGAAGCCCTGGGCGCCGAAGCCATTTTCGGCACCGTCGAGGCTGTAAAAACCGTCAGCGACCTCTTCCTGCCCGTGGCCGGAACCATCACCGAAGTCAATCCTGCCCTCGAAGCCCAACCGGAGCTTGTCAACAACGACCCGTACGGCGACGGCTGGATGATTAAGATGACCGTGAACAATCCGGCGGACGTCGATGGCCTTTTGAGCGCAGACGCCTACAAGAACCTGGTTGGTTAA
- a CDS encoding aspartate aminotransferase family protein: MNHRDIFLRHVAQTSDAPLALEFVKAEGSYLWDASGKQYIDLIGGISVCNVGHRHPAVVAAIKDQTDRYLHTMVYGETVQAPQVRYAELLTEHLPSSLNCVYFTNSGTEATEGAMKLAKRATGRTGIVAFHEAYHGSSQGALSLMGDEYWRNAFRPLLPGVERLRHNDFSELERIDGTTACVILETIQGEAGVRVPDPEWIRALRARCTEVGALLVLDEIQCGFGRNGSLWAFEQYDVVPDILLLGKALGGGMPLGAFIADRPLMHTLADRPVLGHITTFGGHPVSCAAGMAAMRALLDEGMLEGVPEREQWFRSGLQHPSIRAFRSKGLMIALEFDSFETNKRVIDRAIASGVFTDWFLFSARSMRIVPPLNISREDVRKACDIVSICISY, from the coding sequence ATGAACCATCGAGATATTTTCCTGAGACATGTCGCCCAGACATCGGACGCGCCCCTGGCGCTGGAATTTGTCAAAGCGGAGGGTTCCTATCTGTGGGACGCTTCGGGAAAGCAATACATCGACCTGATCGGGGGCATCAGCGTATGTAACGTGGGCCACCGGCATCCGGCCGTGGTCGCTGCCATCAAGGACCAGACGGACCGCTACCTGCACACGATGGTGTATGGGGAAACGGTCCAGGCGCCCCAGGTGCGTTACGCGGAGCTGCTCACGGAGCACCTGCCGTCTTCCCTGAACTGCGTCTATTTTACCAATTCGGGTACCGAAGCCACCGAGGGGGCCATGAAGCTGGCCAAAAGGGCCACGGGCCGGACGGGGATCGTGGCGTTTCACGAGGCCTATCACGGGTCATCCCAGGGGGCGTTGAGCCTGATGGGGGACGAATACTGGAGAAACGCATTCCGGCCGCTGCTGCCGGGTGTGGAACGGTTGCGCCACAACGACTTTTCGGAGCTGGAGCGGATCGACGGGACGACGGCTTGCGTGATCCTCGAAACCATACAAGGGGAAGCCGGGGTACGGGTGCCGGACCCCGAATGGATCCGGGCGCTCCGGGCGCGGTGCACGGAGGTGGGGGCCCTGCTTGTCCTGGACGAGATCCAGTGCGGTTTTGGGCGAAACGGTTCACTTTGGGCCTTCGAGCAATACGACGTCGTCCCGGACATCCTGCTGCTGGGCAAAGCCCTGGGTGGGGGTATGCCCCTGGGGGCCTTTATCGCGGACCGGCCCCTGATGCATACGCTGGCCGACCGCCCCGTGCTGGGGCACATCACGACGTTCGGGGGACACCCCGTCAGTTGTGCAGCAGGTATGGCGGCCATGCGGGCGCTCCTCGACGAGGGCATGTTGGAGGGCGTGCCGGAGCGGGAACAGTGGTTCCGTTCCGGGTTGCAACACCCCTCCATACGGGCGTTCCGTTCCAAAGGTTTGATGATTGCTTTGGAATTTGATAGTTTTGAAACAAACAAGCGGGTCATTGACCGGGCGATTGCCTCCGGTGTTTTCACCGACTGGTTCCTGTTCAGCGCCCGGAGTATGCGGATCGTGCCCCCCCTGAATATTTCGCGGGAGGACGTCCGCAAGGCCTGCGACATAGTATCGATATGCATATCTTATTAG
- a CDS encoding sensor histidine kinase, producing MKIRDRLSLQFTLIFAVLLLLVLAAIYLLTAKYRAADFYTRLEDRAFITGQLFLAEDNLSEEKFRAVQQKYPQSLPGEFVRIYNDQNQAVFLKDPTQTWPPSVIEKVRSQGTFHYSQGAVRTAGIYYKDNSGNFVVLASAIDVYGDASMRQLFWSMFSVLIISIVIMYFLGSLFARIALFPITKVINEVKIIRSSSLNKRLAIKEGGKDEIDELAITFNNLLEHLEQSFDAQRSFVANASHELRTPLTSIVGNIEVTLGVEREKEEYKEVLTEVLVETEKLTDLVNDLFDLSHSNIDVNDFHDLRLDELLWQVKDEWSHLIPGSRIELHYHHLPDDPRRYTIPGNSHLLFVALGNILKNAVKFSDMKPVTCTMTVQDDKVIIAIEDRGIGIKPEDVPHIFEPFYRGTNAQNIDGLGIGLSLTDKILRLHGATVHVRSEWNEGTTFFIIFPV from the coding sequence ATGAAAATACGCGACCGACTTTCCCTGCAGTTTACACTCATTTTCGCGGTGCTTTTGCTCCTCGTACTGGCGGCTATTTACCTGTTGACCGCCAAATACCGGGCGGCTGATTTTTATACCCGTCTGGAGGACCGTGCGTTTATCACCGGCCAGTTGTTCCTGGCGGAAGACAACCTCAGCGAGGAGAAATTCCGTGCGGTACAGCAAAAATACCCGCAATCGCTACCGGGTGAGTTTGTCAGGATTTACAATGATCAAAACCAGGCGGTTTTCTTAAAGGACCCGACCCAGACCTGGCCCCCGTCGGTCATCGAAAAGGTCCGTTCGCAGGGGACTTTCCATTACAGCCAGGGCGCCGTGCGCACGGCCGGGATTTATTACAAGGACAATTCCGGAAATTTCGTCGTGCTGGCCTCCGCCATAGACGTGTACGGGGACGCCAGCATGCGCCAGCTTTTCTGGTCCATGTTCTCGGTGTTGATCATATCGATCGTCATCATGTACTTCCTGGGCAGCCTTTTTGCCCGGATTGCCCTTTTCCCGATCACCAAGGTGATCAACGAAGTAAAAATCATCCGTTCCTCCAGCCTCAACAAACGGTTGGCGATCAAGGAAGGGGGTAAGGATGAGATCGATGAGCTGGCCATTACCTTCAACAACCTGCTGGAGCACCTGGAACAGTCGTTTGATGCCCAGCGGTCTTTTGTCGCCAACGCCTCCCATGAGCTCCGGACCCCGCTGACCTCCATCGTCGGAAACATTGAGGTAACCTTAGGGGTGGAAAGGGAAAAGGAGGAGTATAAGGAGGTATTGACCGAGGTCCTGGTGGAAACCGAAAAGCTCACGGATCTTGTCAACGATCTTTTTGACCTCTCTCACTCCAACATAGACGTCAACGACTTCCACGACCTGAGGCTGGACGAGCTCCTGTGGCAGGTCAAGGATGAGTGGAGCCACCTCATCCCCGGCAGCCGGATAGAGTTGCACTACCACCATCTCCCCGACGACCCCCGGCGGTATACGATCCCGGGGAACAGCCACCTGCTTTTTGTGGCACTGGGGAACATCCTAAAAAATGCGGTCAAATTCTCCGACATGAAACCCGTCACCTGTACCATGACGGTCCAGGACGACAAAGTCATCATTGCCATCGAAGACCGGGGTATCGGGATCAAACCGGAGGACGTCCCCCATATCTTCGAGCCGTTTTACCGGGGGACCAATGCCCAAAATATCGATGGCCTGGGCATCGGGCTGTCGCTCACCGACAAGATCCTCCGGTTGCACGGAGCGACGGTGCACGTCCGCTCGGAATGGAATGAGGGGACCACATTCTTTATCATATTCCCGGTGTAA